TACTTTTCAAACATCCTCTCAACCTCAAAAAATATCTATAGCTTACATACAAATGCATCAGAATAGCTATAGCGTATACAAACCAAATTCATCTCTAATTGATTTAGTTAATGATTTACGGTCAAAAATATTGAAGTTTAGTTTCATTGAACCATAGAAAAGATTTTCGCCTGTTTCTACAATGTAAATTGCCCCAAGAAATGGCAATGGTTTAATAGGTTTTGCCTTATTTTCTAATACGCCTCTGACTTTACCGTGGTCTATATAATATTTGTAGTATCCATAACCGCGATTATATTCTGCATTTTCTGGTAAAAAATTTAAGTCATAGCGGATAATGTTTGATGTACCGCACATTAAATAGAAATTTTTTCTTTTAATATATATATATTTACTAGCTTCTTTATATTTATAACCTTTGTTGATAAACCATCCATTACATTTGGGATGTTGCTTAATAAATGCGGCTAAGTTTTTGCTGATGCAATCGTCTGCATCTACTGTCATAGTGTGAGTTGGGGAAAATCGGCTAGCATACATTAATCCTTTCAAGATTTTTCGCCCTTTATCTGTGTCTCCTCTAGTTATAGGGTTTGTCTCATTAGCAGGTGGGAAATCAACTGTAATGTATGTAATTTTAGGATGATAAAATTCTATTTTTGGCTGTTCATGGCAAACGACAATAGCTTGAAAGTCAGGTGATGTTTGGTTGCAAATTGATTTAATACATCTTTCAAATAATTGTGTAACACGCTCCCAAGAATTGGAAGCTTGGGGACTTCTGAGTGGGATAATAAAAACAAGCATTTTATTAAGAAAGAAATGAGGAGTCAGGAGTCAGAATTTATATTACTCCCTCTACGATGTAAGATTACTATCTACTTTTTCTTTTTTCTTCTCCTATCGGAGATGCTATGCGAATGCGTCCTTCTCTGTGAGACCGGAGGCGAATGCGGTTTGTTAAATCAGATATCCTATCAGAATTCTAAATTATTCAATATATTAATTAATACAAATGTCAAAGCTTCCACAGATCACCAAGGCTGGTTAATTTGCAGAAGCTGTGACGAAAAAGTTGCACTATTTGAATGGTGAGATAGGGGCGAATTTAGACCGCTATGTGTTGCTGAACTTGTGAGACTAATTCGTTTGTCCAGTAGTTAGTAAGTTCGGCATTAGCGGCTTCTACCATAACCCTGATGACTGGTTCTGTACCAGAGGCGCGAACCAAAATTCTGCCAGAATCACCCATTGCTGCTTCGGCAAGGGCGATCGCTTGTTGCAAAGGTTCACAATCTTGCCATGCTAGACGGCGATCGCGGTCTACTACTCGCACGTTCCGCAATAGCTGTGGATAGGTCTGAAAGCTTTGGTCTACTAATTCTGCTAAGGAAACACCCGCCTCTTTAACTAAAGCTGCTAAATGCAATGCTGTTAATAAGCCATCGCCAGTAATGCCGTAATGACGGCAAAGAATATGACCTGATTGTTCACCGCCTAGCATTCCCCCAGTCCGCAACATTTCTGCTTGTACATATTGGTCACCGACTGCGGTGCGAATTAAGTTACCACCTTGTTGCTTCCAAGCCCTCTCAAAGCCTAAGTTAGCCATGACTGTGGATACAATCAGGTTGTCTGGGAGTTGTTGCTTTTGTTGTAAGTGGCTTCCCCACAGGTAGAGAATGTAATCACCGTTTACTTGCCGTCCAGTATTGTCTACAGCTAAAACGCGATCGGCATCGCCATCAAAGGCAAAGCCTAAGTCGGCGTTGTGTTCTTGTACAGTTGCTTGCAGAATATCTAGGTGAGTAGAACCGCAGTTGACGTTGATGCGATCGCCATCTGCTTCGTTATGCAAGGAAATGACTTCTGCCCCCATTTCTGTAAATACTGAAGGTGCTAATCCAACAGCTGCACCCCAGGCTAAGTCCAAAACAATTTTCATTCCCTGAAGATTTACAGCAGCGTTTAAGGGGGTTTTCAATGTCTCGCTATAATGCCGCAATAACTCAAGGCGTGAGTAATGCCGTCCCCACTTATTGCTGCTAGCAGTCGATGATATGTTGCCGCGTAGTCCTGCCTCAATTTCTGCCTGTAATAGTTGGGGTAACTTCGCACCACCCGCACCAAAAATTTTAATCCCATTGTCCTCTGGGGGGTTATGGCTGGCAGAAATCATGACTCCGCCGATGGCGTCAGTGATGCTGGTGAGATAGGCAACGCAAGGAGTGGGACATAACCCTAGATACCAAACCTCTAATCCCGCTGCTGTTAACCCTGCACTCAAGGCCATAGCTAACATATCGCTGGAGTTTCTGGAATCCTGTCCGAGAATCACTGGCCCTGTTTGACTCGCATGGGTACGCAAAACAATACCCGCCCAAAAACCAACTTGCAATGCTAAGGGCGCACTCAGCAATTCTCCCACTCGTCCGCGAATACCATCTGTACCAAAAAGGGAAGTCGCTGGTAATGGAATTAAATTTAGTGCAAAACTGCTCTCACTAGCTTTACCCACTCCATCAGCTTCTGAAGCAGAATCACCAGCAATACCTGAAGTCCGAGTTATAGATGAAACCATAAGTTTAAACACTCCACACAATCACACCAAAAATATACTTGACACTTTGTTCAACAATTCCGACAGAATAACTTATCTATAATTGTTTTTCTTTGGCAAAATTTATTTTTATGAAGTTTTTTTACGTATATTTATTTAAATTGATTTTTATTTGTACGTCAGTATTGTGACAATAATATTATTAGCTTTTACTGAGATATGAAGTCTCTAGGTTGTAGCTAACTATTGCTATTATGTCTCGACTTCAGCCCTGTTAGAAAAAGTTAGACTATTGCAATACAACTTGTATTTCCTGAGCCATATTGTCGCTAAATGCTGTGTAAATTAATACAAAAAACTAAAACTTAAAGAATTTTAATATAAATTCTCATCAAAAAGTTCTAATGTAACGTTTTAATGGCTTTTTTAGCCGTTCGTAAATCAAAAACTCCAACAATTGATTTTTAAAGTTGAGAAATTTAGCATGAGCAGCAATTTAGCAACCAAATTACGTGTAGGCACTAAAAAAGCCCATACGATGGCAGAAAATGTAGGTTTTGTCAAGTGCTTTTTAAAAGGAGTAGTCGAGAAGAACTCCTACCGGAAACTAGTTGCTAACTTCTACTTCATCTACTCAGCGATGGAAGAGGAGATGGAAAAGCACCGCCAGCATCCAATTATTTCTAAAATTTACTTTCCCCAGCTAAACCGCAAGTATACCTTAGAGAAAGACTTGAGTTATTACTTTGGTAACAACTGGCGGGAGCAAATCCAACTATCTTCAGCAGGAGAAGCTTATGTAAAACGTATCAGAGAAATATCTGAAAAAGAGCCGGAACTATTAATCGCCCATTCTTACACCCGTTACTTAGGCGATTTATCTGGGGGACAGATTCTCAAAAACATTGCCCAAACGGCGATGAACCTCTCTGATGGGCAAGGTACTGCCTTCTACGAATTTGCAGACATTTCTGACGAAAAAGCATTCAAAGCCAAATATCGTCAAGCTTTGGATGAACTACCCCTTGATGATGCTACAGGCGATCGCATAGTTGAGGAAGCTAACGACGCGTTTGGCATGAACATGAAGATGTTCCAAGAATTAGAAGGCAATTTAATTAAAGCGATCGGTGTAATGCTGTTCAACAGCCTCACCCGGCGTCGTACACGCGGTAGCACTGAACTTGCCACTGCCGAGTAAAAGAAGAAAGATTTTCATGTTTTGTTATGAACAGCAGTGCATGGGAGTTCGTCTTAAAAGTCTAAGAGTGCGGAGTGTGGTGTGTAGAGTCATCAGTTTAGACAACTTTGTGAATGTGAGTTCATAAGTGTATCTGGGAAAAATTAAGCGCTAAAAACGCTCAAAATATTTAGGGGCAATAGCCTTGTGACTGCTTTAGATAGATGAAAGCAAGCATGGGGAGATTGCCCCTCAATTATGATTAATCAGCGTGTGAATTCTGCGGGAGTAGTGAACTTGCTAACGTTGAGTAAATTTTTGTAATTTTTCATCTAGTTTTTCTTGTTTCAGAAGCGTTGTAGCCAAGTTACTGTATTCTGTATCACGGGTTGAATGGCAATAGCTTGACGAAAAGCAGCGATCGCTTCTTCAAGTTTTTCCTGTTCTATTAAAGCTACAACCAATTGGCTGTAGCTAAAAACACTCAGTTTAATTTTAATGGCTTGGCGATAAGCAACTATCGCTAAAGCTTTTTAATTAATTCCATCAGTGTTTGATAGGAATCTGTGTCCCCTTGTTCTTGAAAGAGGTTGGCTGCTTTTTGTAAATCCGCGATCCCCCCTTTCTTGTCTTCCAAGGCATACCGGGTAAGTCCTCGACCTGCATAGGCTTTGGCATAATTAGGATTAATCTTGAGGGCAAGGTTGAAATCTGCTATAGCTCCTTGCTTGTCACCTAACTCATAGTGGGCTAGTCCCCGGTCACTGTAGGCTTCGACAAAGTTAGGATTAATCTTGAGGGCAAGGTTGTAATCTGCTATAGCCCCTTGCTTGTCACCTAACTTATAGCGGACAATTCCCCGGCTGTAGTAGGCTTCGACAAAGTTAGGATTAATCTTGAGGGCAAGGTTGAAATCTGCTATAGCCCCTTGCTTGTCTCCCAAATCATAGCGTGCTAGTCCTCGGTTGACGTAGGCTGGGGCAATATTGGGATTAATCTTGAGGGCAAGGTTGTAATCTGCTATAGCTCCTTGCTTGTCGCCTAGCTCATAGTGGGCTAATCCTCGATTGTAGTAGGCAAAGGCATAATTGGGATTAATCTTGAGGGCAAGGTTGTGATCTGCTATAGCCCCTTGTTTGTCTCCCAAATCATAGCGGGCTAATCCTCGATTGCTGTAGGCTGGGGCAAAGTTGGGATTAATCTTGAGGACAAAGTTGAAATCAGCTATAGCCCCTTGCTTGTCTCCCAAATAATAGCGGGCAGTTCCTCGGATGTTGTAGGCTTGAGCATCATTGGGATTGAGGCGAATTGCTTCTGTGGAAGCTGTGATTGCTCCTTTATAGTCTTTTAATAAATAACGAATAACCCCTTGACTACGTTTGGCATCAGCTTTCTTTCCTTGTACAGCAAATAATTCTGTTGCTTTCTGTAAATCTTCAACAGCTTTCTGATTGTCTCCAGAATCTCTGTGAGCTAATCCTAGTTTATAGTAGGCATCGGCATAATTAGGATTAATCTTGATGGCTTGGTTGTAATCAGCGATCGCACCTTTATAATCTCCTTTATGGTACTTATCCCCACCCTGAATAAAGAAGTCATCTGCTTTCGGAACTGTAGCGATGGATGTACTAGGAGAACTAACGCCTACATCAACTCCAGTTTGGGCAGAGAGTTTCAAAAAGGTATTAATCGGAATGCCCAAATTAAAGCCAGTCTTAATAATCACGTTAGGATTTTTATCAGAGATTTTAAAGTTCTCAGTTGTATCGCTTCGACCATGAATTCCTATAACTTCGCCTTTGTCATTCAACACTGGGCCACCACTCATCCCTGCCAACGTCTCATTGCTGTAAACCAATGCATAGCCATCACGCAGAGGTTTTGAGGCATTAGCTGTAATTCGCCCATCAGTGAAATTGTAAATGGAACTGGAAATGGCTGCACTTATTTGTGGAAAACCAGCCACATAGGCGGTTGTTCCTTCAGTTGACAAGTCTGAGTTACCGATTTTGGCAACAGGATAATTTTGATTGCTAGTAAATTGCACAACAGCTAAATCAACTGAAGGAAGCTTTTTAACAGTGCTGTAGTTAAGTGAGTAATGCGTTCCCTCTGGAGTTACAATTTCGTATTGAGCTTGAGCTTCGACAACGTGTTTGGCAGTAAGGACAGTGTAAGTATTACCCTCTCGTTTAATAATGATTCCACTCCCAGAGCCATCGTGATTCTCAATTTCTACAGTAATAGCTTTGGCAACTTTCGCAACCTCAGATGAGTCAAGTGCAAGAGCGTTTTGGGGTTGCACAAAGGCAATTGATACACCAATTAATGCTGGTACGAGTGAATAATAAAATTTCATTTAATTTATGATGAGGGAGCAAATCCGAGCAAAGGATACAGCAAGAGTTAGTAAAATTCCTTAAATAAGATGACTTTAATAAAATACCGTAATTAATCACAAAAAAGTCAGTCAAAATTAATTAAGTTATTTAGCATTATAAAAGCCTGTTGATTAGCGATCACATAGCCCACTGGGGACTTTGGATAATATCCAAAATGAGCGCAAATATTAACAGTTAACTGACAGTAGTCGCGCTGGTGTTTGATATTCTGACTACAAAGCGATCGCTGCTTCTGTTTTGTTCTGCACAAATAACACTGTGCCTAACCGCACATACGCAGTAGCATCATTAGGTTCTTTTTGAATTATGCGTTGCCAAAGAGCTTCTGCTTGCTGATATTTTTCCTCTTGTAGGGCAGTTTGTGCCTGTTCCACTAAATCTACAATCTGGGCAAAACTAATTTGCGGTACTATCACCAGAGATAAAGTTACAAGCAATGGCAATATTTTTAGGCTATGCACAGAATTTCAGTTTAGAATAACTAAGTCAATTTTCAAACCTAGCTTAACCTCCGTATCTAAGTTTGTAACCCGTGAGACTTATACACTGAGAAAATCAGGCAAAAAGATGGCTACAAAAATTCCTGTCACAGTAATCACAGGCTTCTTAGGTAGTGGTAAAACCAGCTTAATTCGCCACCTGCTACAAAACAACCAAGGACGCCGCATTGCTGTTTTAGTCAACGAATTTGGCGAACTTGGTATTGATGGTGAATTGTTGAAATCTTGTCAAATTTGCCCCGAAGATGGCGATGGCGAGAGTAATATTTTTGAATTAACAAATGGCTGCTTATGTTGCACGGTTCAAGAAGAATTTTTTCCCACAATGCAACAGTTAATTAAGCGGCGAGATAGCATTGATTGCATTTTAATTGAAACCTCTGGTTTAGCTTTACCAAAACCTCTGGTAAAGGCTTTTCGCTGGCAGGAAATTCGTAACGCGGCTACTGTCGACGCCGTAATTACTGTAGTAGATTGTGCGGCGGTAGCAGCAGGGACATTTGCCAGTGATCCGGAGGCAGTGGCAGCCCAGCGGCAAGCTGATGATAGTCTAGAACACGAGACACCTTTGCAAGAATTGTTTGAAGACCAACTTGCTTGTGCAGACTTAGTAGTTTTGAATAAAACTGATTTAGTTGATGCAAAAACGAAAGCGCAAGTTGAGGAGTTGATTAAACGAGAATTGCCGAGAGTTGTGAAGATTGTTGAAAGCGATGCCTCCGGCGGGCTACGCCTACGCTCTCAACTAGACCCATCTATATTATTAGGATTTAAAGCCGCAGTTGAAGACAATTTAGATAGCCGTCCCAGTCATCACGATACCGAAGAAGAACACGAACACGACGAAGAAATTACCTCAGCTAATTTAATTTTGGATCGTGCTTTTGACCCAGAAAAGCTGCAACAACAGTTAGAAATATTGGCACAGCAACAAGAAATTTATCGAATTAAAGGCTTTGTGGCAGTACCAAACAAACCTATGCGTTTAGTAATGCAAGGTGTGGGAACACGATTTGATAAGTTTTATGATCGCCCTTGGCAGCCAGAAGAAGCAAGACAAACCCGCTTAGTTTTTATCGGTCGTGATTTGAAATCCTCAGAAATAGAAGCACAACTTGTAGCTTTATAAGTTAGGAGTAGAGACGCGATTATACTCTTACGAGAAGCCGCTCTTCGAGCGTCTACGCGTCTGTTAATGTAAAATCAACAAACAATACTAATCACTTGAAATACCTAACCCTAATTATTCACTTTAAAAAAGTATGGATATCTCTCAACTGTTTAACGTTGCTAATCTTTTCGTTTTGCCCTTTTGGGCATTGATGATTTTCTTACCCAATTGGAAAGTGACGCGGCGAATAATGGAATCATATTTGCCATTTGTGCTATTAGCTGGGGTATATTTGTATTTATTTATTAGCAGTATTACCCCAGAAACCGCTCAAGATTTCTCGAAT
This region of Nostoc sp. UHCC 0302 genomic DNA includes:
- a CDS encoding glycosyltransferase family 2 protein, whose product is MLVFIIPLRSPQASNSWERVTQLFERCIKSICNQTSPDFQAIVVCHEQPKIEFYHPKITYITVDFPPANETNPITRGDTDKGRKILKGLMYASRFSPTHTMTVDADDCISKNLAAFIKQHPKCNGWFINKGYKYKEASKYIYIKRKNFYLMCGTSNIIRYDLNFLPENAEYNRGYGYYKYYIDHGKVRGVLENKAKPIKPLPFLGAIYIVETGENLFYGSMKLNFNIFDRKSLTKSIRDEFGLYTL
- the glmM gene encoding phosphoglucosamine mutase, whose amino-acid sequence is MVSSITRTSGIAGDSASEADGVGKASESSFALNLIPLPATSLFGTDGIRGRVGELLSAPLALQVGFWAGIVLRTHASQTGPVILGQDSRNSSDMLAMALSAGLTAAGLEVWYLGLCPTPCVAYLTSITDAIGGVMISASHNPPEDNGIKIFGAGGAKLPQLLQAEIEAGLRGNISSTASSNKWGRHYSRLELLRHYSETLKTPLNAAVNLQGMKIVLDLAWGAAVGLAPSVFTEMGAEVISLHNEADGDRINVNCGSTHLDILQATVQEHNADLGFAFDGDADRVLAVDNTGRQVNGDYILYLWGSHLQQKQQLPDNLIVSTVMANLGFERAWKQQGGNLIRTAVGDQYVQAEMLRTGGMLGGEQSGHILCRHYGITGDGLLTALHLAALVKEAGVSLAELVDQSFQTYPQLLRNVRVVDRDRRLAWQDCEPLQQAIALAEAAMGDSGRILVRASGTEPVIRVMVEAANAELTNYWTNELVSQVQQHIAV
- a CDS encoding heme oxygenase (biliverdin-producing), coding for MSSNLATKLRVGTKKAHTMAENVGFVKCFLKGVVEKNSYRKLVANFYFIYSAMEEEMEKHRQHPIISKIYFPQLNRKYTLEKDLSYYFGNNWREQIQLSSAGEAYVKRIREISEKEPELLIAHSYTRYLGDLSGGQILKNIAQTAMNLSDGQGTAFYEFADISDEKAFKAKYRQALDELPLDDATGDRIVEEANDAFGMNMKMFQELEGNLIKAIGVMLFNSLTRRRTRGSTELATAE
- a CDS encoding tetratricopeptide repeat protein yields the protein MKFYYSLVPALIGVSIAFVQPQNALALDSSEVAKVAKAITVEIENHDGSGSGIIIKREGNTYTVLTAKHVVEAQAQYEIVTPEGTHYSLNYSTVKKLPSVDLAVVQFTSNQNYPVAKIGNSDLSTEGTTAYVAGFPQISAAISSSIYNFTDGRITANASKPLRDGYALVYSNETLAGMSGGPVLNDKGEVIGIHGRSDTTENFKISDKNPNVIIKTGFNLGIPINTFLKLSAQTGVDVGVSSPSTSIATVPKADDFFIQGGDKYHKGDYKGAIADYNQAIKINPNYADAYYKLGLAHRDSGDNQKAVEDLQKATELFAVQGKKADAKRSQGVIRYLLKDYKGAITASTEAIRLNPNDAQAYNIRGTARYYLGDKQGAIADFNFVLKINPNFAPAYSNRGLARYDLGDKQGAIADHNLALKINPNYAFAYYNRGLAHYELGDKQGAIADYNLALKINPNIAPAYVNRGLARYDLGDKQGAIADFNLALKINPNFVEAYYSRGIVRYKLGDKQGAIADYNLALKINPNFVEAYSDRGLAHYELGDKQGAIADFNLALKINPNYAKAYAGRGLTRYALEDKKGGIADLQKAANLFQEQGDTDSYQTLMELIKKL
- a CDS encoding tetratricopeptide repeat protein, whose amino-acid sequence is MHSLKILPLLVTLSLVIVPQISFAQIVDLVEQAQTALQEEKYQQAEALWQRIIQKEPNDATAYVRLGTVLFVQNKTEAAIAL
- the cobW gene encoding cobalamin biosynthesis protein CobW, whose amino-acid sequence is MATKIPVTVITGFLGSGKTSLIRHLLQNNQGRRIAVLVNEFGELGIDGELLKSCQICPEDGDGESNIFELTNGCLCCTVQEEFFPTMQQLIKRRDSIDCILIETSGLALPKPLVKAFRWQEIRNAATVDAVITVVDCAAVAAGTFASDPEAVAAQRQADDSLEHETPLQELFEDQLACADLVVLNKTDLVDAKTKAQVEELIKRELPRVVKIVESDASGGLRLRSQLDPSILLGFKAAVEDNLDSRPSHHDTEEEHEHDEEITSANLILDRAFDPEKLQQQLEILAQQQEIYRIKGFVAVPNKPMRLVMQGVGTRFDKFYDRPWQPEEARQTRLVFIGRDLKSSEIEAQLVAL